The following coding sequences lie in one Pseudoxanthomonas sp. SE1 genomic window:
- a CDS encoding oligopeptide transporter, OPT family: MSSPGTPQLTFRAVVLAIVLAVVLSAANAYLGLFAGLTVATAIPAAVVSMGVLRLLGGGTILENNIVQTGASAGSSIAAGVIFTIPALIILGYWQDFQYSWVLAIAGLGGLLGVLFSVPLRRSMIVEEPLPFPEGKAAAEVLKAGENPGPGLKILAFSAAIGAVLKVAAHSGMRLIPDTAAGAGFFGKYLGYLGTNLSPALLGVGYIVGLNIGIVVLSGSILSWHIAIPLYHMAFLGTDPALAQSIAGAGPEDIAGAIWSAKIRYLGVGAMLIGGVWTLFSLRKSLLSGVKSGIAAARAGSGGAEVAETERDLPMKWMLVALVVFVLPLLLLYQAIVGMWHVSIPMAIIMIVAGFLFVSVSAYLAGLVGSSNNPVSGITIATILFASVVLLLLLGESGRMAVGVGGAPLGAVAAIMIGAVVCCAAAVGGDNLQDLKAGYIVGATPWKQQLMLGIGAFSCALIMAPVLNILSEAYGIGAPTAEHPNPLSAPQATLMASVAKGLFGGELPWGIIAIGAVIGAVIIAIDEMLKARKSSFRVPVLAAAIGIYLPLELMVPIFLGGLLSYLVEKRHGMVGTKDEEARDRLHRPGTLFAAGLITGEALMGIAVGVAIYATKDRDVLVLPEAFQRGEIVGLVILAIVGWLLYRTGARSKALGDVEPGPR, from the coding sequence ATGAGCTCGCCGGGGACCCCGCAACTTACCTTCCGCGCCGTCGTTCTGGCCATCGTGCTGGCCGTCGTGCTGTCGGCCGCCAATGCCTACCTGGGCCTGTTCGCCGGACTGACCGTGGCTACCGCCATCCCGGCGGCCGTCGTCTCGATGGGCGTGCTGCGCCTGCTGGGCGGCGGTACGATCCTGGAAAACAACATCGTGCAGACCGGTGCCTCGGCCGGCTCATCGATCGCGGCGGGCGTCATCTTCACGATTCCGGCGCTGATCATCCTGGGCTACTGGCAGGATTTCCAGTATTCCTGGGTGCTGGCCATCGCCGGTCTCGGCGGCCTGCTGGGCGTGCTGTTCTCGGTGCCGCTGCGTCGTTCGATGATCGTGGAAGAGCCGCTGCCGTTCCCTGAAGGCAAGGCTGCGGCCGAAGTGCTGAAGGCCGGCGAGAATCCGGGTCCCGGTCTGAAGATCCTCGCCTTCTCCGCCGCCATCGGCGCGGTGCTCAAGGTGGCCGCGCACAGCGGCATGCGCCTGATCCCGGACACGGCGGCGGGCGCGGGCTTCTTCGGCAAATACCTCGGCTACCTGGGCACCAACCTCTCGCCGGCGCTGCTCGGCGTGGGCTACATCGTCGGCCTGAACATCGGCATCGTGGTGCTCTCGGGCAGCATCCTGTCGTGGCATATCGCCATTCCGCTGTACCACATGGCGTTCCTCGGCACCGATCCTGCGCTGGCGCAGAGCATCGCAGGCGCGGGCCCTGAGGACATCGCGGGTGCGATCTGGTCGGCCAAGATCCGCTACCTGGGTGTCGGCGCCATGTTGATCGGCGGTGTCTGGACGCTGTTCTCGCTGCGCAAGTCGTTGCTGTCGGGCGTGAAGAGCGGCATCGCTGCCGCGCGTGCCGGATCGGGCGGTGCCGAAGTCGCTGAGACCGAGCGCGACCTGCCGATGAAATGGATGCTGGTGGCGCTGGTGGTGTTCGTGCTGCCGCTGCTGCTGCTGTACCAGGCCATCGTCGGCATGTGGCACGTCAGCATCCCGATGGCGATCATCATGATCGTGGCGGGGTTCCTGTTCGTGTCGGTGTCGGCCTACCTGGCCGGCCTGGTGGGTTCGTCGAACAATCCGGTGTCGGGCATCACCATCGCCACCATCCTGTTCGCCTCGGTCGTGCTGCTGCTGTTGCTGGGCGAGAGCGGGCGCATGGCGGTCGGTGTCGGTGGCGCGCCGCTGGGAGCGGTGGCCGCGATCATGATCGGCGCGGTGGTGTGCTGCGCCGCAGCGGTGGGTGGCGACAACCTGCAGGACCTCAAGGCCGGTTACATCGTCGGCGCTACGCCGTGGAAGCAGCAGCTGATGCTGGGTATCGGTGCGTTCTCCTGCGCGCTGATCATGGCGCCGGTACTGAACATCCTGTCCGAGGCCTACGGCATCGGCGCACCGACGGCCGAGCATCCAAACCCGCTGTCCGCACCGCAGGCCACGCTGATGGCCTCGGTCGCCAAGGGCCTGTTCGGCGGCGAACTGCCGTGGGGCATCATCGCCATCGGAGCCGTGATCGGCGCGGTCATCATCGCCATCGACGAGATGCTGAAGGCCCGGAAAAGCAGCTTCCGCGTGCCGGTACTGGCGGCGGCCATCGGCATCTACCTGCCGCTGGAACTGATGGTGCCGATCTTCCTCGGCGGCCTGCTGTCGTACCTGGTCGAGAAGCGCCACGGCATGGTCGGCACGAAGGACGAGGAAGCGCGCGACCGCCTGCATCGCCCGGGCACGCTGTTCGCCGCGGGCCTGATCACCGGCGAGGCATTGATGGGCATCGCGGTGGGCGTGGCGATCTACGCCACCAAGGATCGCGATGTGCTGGTGCTGCCGGAAGCGTTCCAGCGGGGCGAGATCGTCGGGCTGGTGATCCTGGCCATCGTCGGCTGGCTGCTGTACCGCACCGGCGCCAGGTCGAAGGCCCTGGGCGACGTGGAGCCCGGTCCCCGCTGA
- a CDS encoding S9 family peptidase translates to MKLKSALLPLCLLAALPSLAAARGLDVRDLQKLDRVSSPVLSPDGGTVVFAKRIVDAEVVKASSSLWIRNLLTRDMAPPKRLTPEGWSVNSPSFSPDGKTVYFLSAKSGAQQLYAVPAGGGTPKQLTAFALDVAGYKLSPDGTRVLFSTDTFAECKADFACTKKKLDDTAAKKSTGVIYDGLFVRHWDTWADGRRSRLFVAALPEGKAKPVANATSLTDTIDGDAPAKPFGGADEYTWSPDGSAVVAAIRVAGKGEAWSTNFDLYQFAADGSTAPVNLTAANPAWDTGPVFSADGRTLYYRAMKRPGFEADRFGLMAMDVATKQVREIAPTWDRSADGIVLSKDGATIYTTAQDVGQHPLFAVDASSGDVKKIVGDGSISAFDIAGDTLALTRNTLKSGDQLFTTNLSGAPLRAITPSAGDMLKDVSFGDFEQFTFKGWNNETVHGYVVKPHDYVEGQKYPVAFLIHGGPQGSFGDGWSYRWNPQTYAGQGYAVVMIDFHGSTGYGQAFTDAISQHWGDRPLEDLQKGWAAAQEKYTFLDGKNACALGASYGGYMINWIAGNWNEPWKCLVNHDGVFDIRSMGYVTEELWFTEWENGGTPFDKPENVEKFNPVNHVAKWRVPMLVVQGEKDYRVPVDQGLSTFTALQRKGIDSKLLYFPDENHWVLKPQNSILWHDTVNAWLKQHIGR, encoded by the coding sequence ATGAAGCTGAAATCCGCCCTGTTGCCCCTCTGCCTGCTGGCGGCACTGCCGTCGCTGGCCGCCGCCCGTGGCCTTGATGTGCGCGACCTGCAGAAGCTGGACCGCGTCTCGTCGCCGGTCCTGTCGCCGGACGGTGGCACCGTCGTGTTCGCCAAGCGCATCGTCGATGCCGAGGTGGTCAAGGCCAGCAGCAGCCTGTGGATCCGCAACCTGCTCACCCGCGACATGGCGCCGCCTAAGCGGCTGACGCCGGAAGGCTGGAGCGTCAACTCGCCGTCGTTCTCGCCGGATGGCAAGACCGTCTACTTCCTCAGCGCGAAGTCCGGCGCGCAGCAGCTGTACGCGGTGCCGGCTGGTGGTGGCACTCCGAAGCAACTGACCGCCTTCGCACTCGACGTGGCCGGCTACAAACTCTCGCCGGACGGGACGCGCGTACTCTTCAGCACCGACACCTTCGCAGAGTGCAAGGCAGACTTCGCCTGCACGAAGAAGAAGCTGGACGACACCGCCGCCAAGAAGAGCACCGGCGTGATCTACGACGGCCTGTTCGTCCGCCACTGGGACACCTGGGCCGACGGCCGTCGCAGCCGCCTGTTCGTGGCCGCATTGCCGGAGGGCAAGGCCAAGCCGGTCGCCAACGCCACCTCGCTCACGGACACGATCGATGGCGATGCGCCGGCCAAGCCGTTTGGCGGCGCCGACGAATACACCTGGTCACCCGACGGTAGCGCCGTCGTCGCCGCGATCCGCGTGGCGGGCAAGGGTGAAGCCTGGTCCACCAACTTCGACCTGTACCAGTTCGCAGCCGATGGCAGCACGGCACCCGTCAACCTCACCGCCGCGAATCCCGCGTGGGACACCGGCCCGGTCTTCAGTGCCGACGGCAGGACGCTGTACTACCGGGCGATGAAGCGCCCGGGTTTCGAAGCCGATCGATTCGGCCTGATGGCGATGGACGTGGCCACGAAGCAGGTGCGCGAGATCGCGCCGACGTGGGACCGCTCCGCCGATGGCATCGTGCTGTCGAAGGATGGCGCGACGATCTACACCACCGCGCAGGACGTGGGCCAGCATCCCCTGTTCGCCGTGGACGCGTCGAGTGGCGACGTGAAGAAGATCGTCGGTGACGGCAGCATCTCGGCCTTCGACATCGCCGGCGACACGCTGGCGCTCACCCGCAACACGCTGAAGAGTGGCGATCAGCTGTTCACGACCAATCTGTCCGGTGCGCCGCTGCGCGCCATCACGCCCAGCGCCGGCGACATGCTGAAGGATGTGTCGTTTGGTGATTTCGAACAGTTCACCTTCAAGGGCTGGAACAACGAGACCGTGCACGGTTACGTGGTCAAGCCGCACGACTACGTGGAAGGACAGAAGTATCCGGTCGCGTTCCTGATCCATGGCGGCCCGCAGGGCAGCTTCGGCGACGGCTGGAGCTATCGTTGGAACCCGCAGACCTACGCCGGCCAGGGCTACGCCGTGGTGATGATCGATTTCCATGGTTCGACCGGCTATGGCCAGGCCTTCACCGACGCGATCAGCCAGCATTGGGGCGACCGCCCGCTGGAAGACCTGCAGAAGGGTTGGGCCGCGGCGCAGGAGAAGTACACCTTCCTCGACGGCAAGAACGCGTGCGCGCTCGGCGCCAGCTACGGCGGCTACATGATCAATTGGATCGCCGGCAACTGGAACGAGCCGTGGAAGTGCCTGGTCAACCACGACGGCGTGTTCGACATCCGCTCGATGGGCTACGTGACCGAGGAGCTGTGGTTCACCGAGTGGGAGAACGGCGGCACGCCGTTCGACAAGCCGGAGAATGTCGAGAAGTTCAATCCGGTCAACCACGTCGCCAAGTGGCGCGTGCCGATGCTGGTGGTGCAGGGCGAGAAGGACTATCGCGTGCCGGTGGACCAGGGCCTGTCCACGTTCACCGCGCTGCAGCGCAAGGGCATCGACTCGAAGCTGCTGTACTTCCCGGACGAGAACCACTGGGTGCTCAAACCGCAGAACAGCATCCTGTGGCACGACACCGTCAATGCCTGGCTGAAGCAGCACATCGGCCGCTGA
- a CDS encoding DUF819 family protein codes for MAIEATAPSTALIQNDAVVMGLLAATLAFVFWGASRPAGVWKKFYAVVPALLMCYLLPAIYNSVGLIDGNASGLYAMARDYMLPSSLALFCIAIDLVAILRLGPKAIIMFLTGTAGVMLGAIVSFLALGIIHPETVGGDTWSGMATLAGSWIGGGANQAAMKEVFAVDSTLFGQFVAVDILVANVWMAFLLFLIPRAAKIDRWMGADTRVIDDLRERMESYHAQHARNPTLTDLMIILGIGLGTTGLAHFLATPLVEWIKTLPAEWKLEDFSLTSTFFWMVVIATTVGLLLSFTRARQMEGAGASKVGTAMLYVLIATIGMHMDLKALVDKPWLFLLGAIWILTHGLLLFIVAKLIKAPLFFAAVGSQANIGAAASAPVVASAFHPSLAPVAVLLAVFGYALGTYCAYITGIVLRGMAG; via the coding sequence ATGGCGATCGAAGCCACCGCACCATCCACTGCACTGATCCAGAACGACGCCGTCGTGATGGGCCTGCTCGCCGCCACGCTGGCGTTCGTCTTCTGGGGCGCCTCGCGTCCGGCCGGCGTATGGAAGAAGTTCTACGCCGTCGTACCCGCGCTGTTGATGTGCTATCTGCTGCCGGCGATCTACAACAGCGTCGGGCTGATCGATGGCAACGCATCGGGCCTGTACGCGATGGCGCGCGATTACATGCTGCCCAGCTCGCTGGCGCTGTTCTGCATTGCCATCGACCTGGTTGCGATCCTGCGGCTGGGGCCCAAGGCGATCATCATGTTCCTGACCGGCACGGCAGGCGTGATGCTGGGCGCCATCGTGTCGTTCCTCGCACTGGGCATCATCCATCCGGAAACCGTAGGCGGTGATACCTGGAGTGGCATGGCCACGCTCGCCGGCAGCTGGATCGGCGGTGGTGCCAACCAGGCGGCGATGAAGGAGGTGTTCGCGGTCGACTCCACGCTGTTCGGGCAGTTCGTCGCCGTCGATATCCTGGTCGCCAACGTGTGGATGGCGTTCCTGCTGTTCCTGATTCCGCGCGCCGCGAAGATCGACCGCTGGATGGGGGCGGACACGCGCGTGATCGATGACCTGCGCGAGCGCATGGAGAGCTACCACGCGCAGCATGCACGCAATCCCACGCTTACCGACCTGATGATCATCCTGGGCATCGGCCTGGGCACGACCGGCCTGGCGCATTTCCTTGCCACGCCGCTGGTCGAGTGGATCAAGACGCTACCTGCCGAATGGAAGCTGGAAGACTTCAGCCTGACCTCCACGTTCTTCTGGATGGTGGTCATCGCCACCACGGTCGGCCTGCTGCTCAGCTTCACGCGTGCGCGCCAGATGGAGGGCGCCGGTGCATCGAAAGTCGGCACCGCGATGCTGTACGTGCTCATCGCCACCATCGGCATGCACATGGACCTGAAGGCGCTGGTCGACAAGCCGTGGCTGTTCCTGCTGGGCGCGATCTGGATCCTGACCCATGGCCTGCTGCTCTTCATCGTCGCCAAGCTGATCAAAGCGCCGTTGTTTTTCGCCGCCGTGGGGTCGCAGGCCAACATCGGCGCGGCGGCGTCTGCGCCGGTGGTCGCCAGCGCATTCCATCCGTCGCTGGCGCCGGTTGCGGTGCTGCTCGCGGTGTTCGGGTATGCGCTGGGTACGTATTGCGCCTACATAACCGGCATCGTGCTGCGCGGTATGGCAGGGTAG
- a CDS encoding CstA-like transporter-associated (seleno)protein: protein MGTELVPLSHFATHKRVWRRLVQTARLCCGVPDYDNYVRHVLEKHPDREPMDYKTFFRERQEARFGGRSGFRCC from the coding sequence ATGGGCACGGAACTCGTCCCGCTCTCGCACTTCGCCACGCACAAGCGTGTGTGGCGAAGGCTGGTGCAGACGGCACGGCTCTGCTGCGGCGTGCCGGACTACGACAACTATGTCCGGCACGTACTGGAGAAGCATCCGGACCGGGAACCGATGGACTACAAGACGTTCTTCCGGGAGCGGCAGGAAGCGCGGTTCGGTGGCAGGAGCGGGTTCCGCTGCTGCTGA
- a CDS encoding carbon starvation CstA family protein yields MNGFSKIGWAALALLGAVCLGVVALRQGEQISALWIVVAAVSIYLVAYRYYSLYIAKNVMGLDPRRATPAHLNNDGLDYVPTNKHVLFGHHFAAIAGAGPLVGPVLAAQMGYLPGMLWLIAGVVLAGAVQDFMVLFISSRRNGRSLGDLVREEMGQVAGTIALFGAFLIMIIILAVLAMIVVKALAESPWGMFTVIATMPIAILMGVYMRYIRPGRIGEISVVGIILLLLAIWFGGKVGAHPTWGPAFTFTGTQITWMLIGYGFVAAVLPVWLLLAPRDYLSTFLKIGVIVALAIGIVIASPEVTSLKMPAFTQFASTGDGPVWKGGLFPFLFITIACGAVSGFHALISSGTTPKLLANETHARYIGYGGMLMESFVAIMALVAASIIEPGVYFAMNSPAAAIGTTAVDVAAKVSSWGFLVTPEMLEQTAHNIGEGTIISRAGGAPTLAVGIAVILHDALPGGDAMMAFWYHFAILFEALFILTAVDAGTRAGRFMLQDLLGNFIPPLRRTDSWGANVIGTAGCVALWGYFLYQGVVDPLGGINTLWPLFGIANQMLAGIALMLCTVVLFKMKRDRYAWVTVVPAIWLLICTTYAGLIKIFDSNPAVGFVAQAKKYQASIADGQLLGAAKSMSQMHQVVVNSYVNTGLTVLFLFVVFSVLVYALRAIAKARRSSERSDRETPFVALSEEQQKVWL; encoded by the coding sequence ATGAACGGTTTTTCCAAGATCGGCTGGGCGGCGCTCGCGCTGCTCGGCGCGGTGTGCCTTGGTGTGGTAGCGCTGCGCCAGGGTGAGCAGATAAGCGCGCTGTGGATCGTTGTGGCGGCGGTGTCCATCTACCTGGTCGCCTACCGCTACTACAGCCTGTACATCGCGAAGAACGTGATGGGGCTGGATCCGCGCCGGGCGACCCCCGCGCATCTGAACAATGACGGCCTGGACTATGTCCCCACCAACAAGCATGTGTTGTTCGGCCACCACTTCGCCGCCATCGCCGGCGCCGGCCCGCTGGTGGGCCCGGTGCTGGCTGCGCAGATGGGCTACCTGCCCGGCATGCTGTGGCTGATCGCGGGTGTGGTGCTGGCGGGCGCGGTACAGGACTTCATGGTCCTGTTCATCTCCAGCCGCCGCAACGGCCGTTCGCTGGGCGACCTGGTCCGCGAGGAAATGGGCCAAGTGGCCGGCACCATCGCGCTGTTCGGTGCGTTCCTGATCATGATCATCATCCTGGCGGTGCTGGCGATGATCGTGGTGAAGGCGCTGGCCGAAAGTCCGTGGGGCATGTTCACGGTGATCGCCACGATGCCCATCGCGATCCTGATGGGCGTCTACATGCGTTACATCCGCCCCGGCAGGATCGGCGAGATCTCGGTGGTCGGCATCATCCTGCTGCTGCTGGCGATCTGGTTCGGCGGCAAGGTTGGTGCGCATCCCACCTGGGGCCCGGCCTTCACCTTCACCGGCACCCAGATCACCTGGATGCTCATCGGCTACGGCTTCGTGGCCGCCGTGCTGCCCGTGTGGCTGCTGCTGGCGCCGCGCGACTACCTGTCGACCTTCCTCAAGATCGGCGTGATCGTGGCGCTGGCCATCGGCATCGTCATCGCCAGTCCGGAAGTCACCTCGCTGAAGATGCCGGCGTTCACGCAGTTCGCCAGCACGGGCGACGGCCCGGTGTGGAAGGGCGGCCTGTTCCCGTTCCTCTTCATCACCATCGCCTGCGGCGCGGTGTCGGGCTTCCATGCGCTGATCTCCTCGGGCACCACGCCCAAGCTGCTCGCCAATGAAACGCACGCGCGCTACATCGGCTACGGCGGCATGCTGATGGAATCCTTCGTCGCCATCATGGCGCTGGTCGCGGCCTCGATCATCGAGCCGGGCGTGTACTTCGCCATGAACAGCCCCGCCGCCGCCATCGGCACCACCGCGGTGGACGTAGCCGCGAAGGTCAGCAGCTGGGGCTTCCTGGTGACGCCCGAGATGCTGGAGCAGACGGCCCACAACATCGGCGAAGGCACCATCATTTCACGCGCCGGTGGCGCGCCGACGCTGGCCGTCGGCATCGCGGTGATCCTGCACGACGCCCTGCCCGGCGGCGACGCGATGATGGCCTTCTGGTACCACTTCGCCATCCTGTTCGAAGCGCTCTTCATCCTGACCGCAGTGGACGCGGGCACCCGCGCCGGCCGCTTCATGCTGCAGGACCTGCTGGGCAACTTCATCCCGCCGCTGCGCAGGACCGACTCGTGGGGCGCGAACGTCATCGGCACCGCCGGCTGCGTCGCACTGTGGGGCTACTTCCTCTACCAGGGCGTGGTCGATCCGCTGGGCGGCATCAACACCTTGTGGCCGCTGTTCGGCATCGCCAACCAGATGCTCGCCGGTATCGCGCTGATGCTGTGCACGGTGGTCCTGTTCAAGATGAAGCGCGACCGCTACGCCTGGGTCACCGTCGTGCCGGCGATCTGGCTGCTGATCTGCACCACCTATGCCGGCCTGATCAAGATCTTCGACAGCAACCCGGCGGTCGGCTTCGTCGCCCAGGCGAAGAAGTACCAGGCGTCCATCGCCGATGGCCAGCTGCTGGGTGCCGCAAAGAGCATGAGCCAGATGCACCAGGTGGTGGTCAACAGCTACGTCAACACGGGTTTGACCGTGCTGTTCCTGTTCGTGGTGTTCAGCGTGCTGGTGTATGCGCTGCGGGCGATCGCCAAGGCCCGTCGCAGCAGCGAGCGCAGCGACCGCGAGACGCCGTTCGTCGCGCTGAGCGAAGAACAGCAGAAGGTCTGGCTGTAA
- a CDS encoding magnesium and cobalt transport protein CorA produces MNDLTAVDTKPALPQCVINCVVYDKGGKRRDIGLDEISDVLAIDDGSFIWVGLYEPADAILEKLQEEFCLHDLAVEDAQNAHQRPKLEAYGNSLFVAVHTAQVVDDRIRFGETHAFLGPRYLVTVRHGASLSYAPVRERVQREADLLALGPSYGLYAVLDYIVDNYRPIIDQFKQTLDALEKDIFADTYRRGTVVKLYDLKRELTQMRLAVAPLQDVLAQLTRSQSALIPEEVRLYFRDVQDHVLRVNEYTDTLREMLTTALSVNLSLVTLAQGETVKRLGAWAALLAAPTLITSWYGMNFEHMPELGGRFAYPILIAGVALACFGLYRLFKRSRWL; encoded by the coding sequence ATGAATGACCTCACCGCCGTCGACACGAAACCCGCCCTGCCGCAGTGCGTGATCAACTGCGTGGTCTACGACAAGGGCGGGAAACGACGCGACATCGGCCTGGACGAGATCAGCGACGTGCTCGCCATCGACGACGGCAGCTTCATCTGGGTGGGCCTGTACGAACCGGCCGATGCGATCCTGGAGAAACTGCAGGAAGAGTTCTGCCTGCACGACCTGGCCGTGGAAGACGCGCAGAACGCCCACCAGCGCCCGAAGCTGGAGGCCTACGGCAACTCGCTGTTCGTGGCCGTGCACACCGCGCAGGTCGTCGACGACCGCATCCGGTTCGGCGAAACCCATGCCTTCCTGGGCCCGCGCTACCTGGTGACCGTGCGCCATGGCGCCTCGCTGTCGTACGCGCCGGTGCGCGAGCGCGTGCAGCGCGAAGCCGACCTGCTGGCGCTGGGTCCTTCGTACGGGCTGTACGCGGTGCTGGACTACATCGTCGACAACTACCGCCCGATCATCGACCAGTTCAAGCAGACGCTGGATGCGCTGGAGAAGGACATCTTCGCCGACACCTACCGGCGCGGCACGGTGGTGAAGCTGTACGACCTGAAGCGTGAACTGACCCAGATGCGGCTGGCGGTAGCACCGTTGCAGGACGTGCTGGCGCAGCTGACCCGCTCCCAGAGCGCGCTGATCCCGGAAGAAGTACGCCTCTACTTCCGCGACGTGCAGGACCACGTGCTGCGCGTGAACGAGTACACCGACACGCTCCGCGAGATGTTGACCACCGCACTGAGCGTCAACCTCTCGCTGGTGACACTGGCGCAGGGCGAGACGGTCAAGCGTCTCGGCGCATGGGCGGCCCTGCTCGCGGCACCCACGTTGATCACCAGCTGGTACGGCATGAACTTCGAGCACATGCCCGAACTGGGCGGACGCTTCGCCTATCCGATCCTGATCGCGGGCGTGGCGCTGGCCTGCTTCGGCCTGTACCGCCTGTTCAAGCGCTCGCGCTGGCTCTGA